A window of Fimbriimonadaceae bacterium contains these coding sequences:
- a CDS encoding tetratricopeptide repeat protein, translating into MPRWFGFCCVLGVCIIILSCTKAPSEQAAKHESRGDAYVQQEKFREAVIEYKNAARATPENAVLQWKLAKAALKGGDASAAYLALSRVVQLDPSHFDAKWSLGDLYLAAGKMEEVGKIAEALVAANPQHPAGYLLRAAVALGADRVADAIGLLKQAVELDPKMVGPLLTLANIYGAQQQLTQAAGWYDRALEAAPDSAEVRVARGHFLFFAGTPEEGRKEFRKAVELSRDQESIKLMLAERYAALGLQGDAERELSGLVADMNSHKARKALAELKLAAGQVAETKPLVSAILEADEHDPVGIYLKGRIALAENDVPQAVGLFEESIGRNATLSGPHLYLGLARLTQGRVDSAQEALREAIRLQPDNEAAHLTLAKLYLAQQKQAEAEKEAWQALRLNPANLEAAVLYGDAYVLGKNWAKADEVYGAIVRQLPGQPIGYVKMATLRKVQGQSAEAAQLFSQALSHAPNDLVILQDYLVALVESKQEPRADAVLKEYLSKASHDPNLWRLAGRVHLSQRRTDQAEQALRKAVDLAPDLALVYYELGQLYLVQRKLSAAESAFQAALKKDETNSEVHTALGLVLAAQGRVDLANTHYRRAVQLDRHNVVAANNLAASLTEQQEFDDALGLALAAHDRAPSNPGIQDTLGWIYYKKNRFEDAHRLLAEASAALPQHPTVRYHHAMLLSKIGKQEAALSELKTALSLPGGFPEADRAARMVAANKIDE; encoded by the coding sequence ATGCCAAGATGGTTCGGCTTCTGCTGTGTTTTAGGCGTCTGCATTATTATCTTATCCTGCACAAAGGCACCATCCGAGCAAGCCGCCAAACACGAGAGTCGTGGCGACGCCTACGTTCAGCAGGAGAAGTTCCGCGAAGCGGTGATCGAATATAAGAACGCCGCGCGAGCGACTCCTGAGAATGCCGTGCTCCAGTGGAAGCTTGCGAAGGCGGCGTTGAAAGGCGGCGACGCTTCCGCAGCCTACCTCGCTCTCAGTCGAGTGGTGCAACTCGATCCCTCCCATTTCGACGCGAAATGGTCGCTCGGCGATTTGTACCTCGCTGCAGGAAAAATGGAAGAGGTCGGCAAGATCGCCGAAGCGCTGGTTGCGGCCAATCCCCAACATCCTGCGGGGTATCTGCTTCGCGCCGCAGTCGCCTTGGGAGCAGATCGGGTCGCGGATGCGATCGGCCTCCTGAAGCAAGCGGTCGAGCTCGATCCGAAGATGGTGGGCCCCCTCCTCACACTTGCGAATATCTATGGTGCACAGCAACAACTCACGCAGGCGGCCGGGTGGTACGACCGAGCCCTAGAAGCCGCTCCCGATTCTGCAGAGGTGCGTGTCGCTCGCGGACATTTCCTGTTTTTTGCCGGAACTCCTGAGGAGGGCCGGAAGGAGTTCCGTAAGGCTGTCGAGTTGAGCCGCGATCAGGAATCCATCAAGCTGATGCTGGCAGAACGGTATGCCGCGCTTGGCCTGCAGGGGGATGCTGAACGAGAACTGTCCGGCCTCGTTGCCGACATGAACTCCCACAAGGCCCGCAAGGCCCTTGCTGAGTTGAAGCTCGCCGCTGGTCAGGTGGCAGAGACAAAACCACTCGTGAGCGCCATTCTCGAAGCCGACGAGCATGACCCGGTGGGCATCTATCTCAAGGGGCGCATCGCCCTTGCGGAGAATGATGTGCCCCAAGCAGTCGGCCTGTTCGAAGAATCCATTGGTCGGAATGCGACCCTCTCCGGACCTCATCTCTACCTGGGCCTGGCCCGATTGACGCAGGGCCGTGTGGATTCAGCACAAGAAGCACTCCGTGAGGCAATCCGGCTTCAGCCTGATAACGAGGCCGCACACCTCACTCTCGCGAAACTGTATCTTGCGCAACAGAAGCAGGCTGAGGCTGAGAAGGAAGCGTGGCAGGCGTTGCGATTGAACCCCGCCAACCTGGAAGCTGCCGTGTTATATGGCGATGCGTACGTCTTGGGGAAAAACTGGGCCAAGGCCGACGAGGTGTATGGCGCGATCGTCAGGCAGCTTCCTGGTCAACCGATTGGCTATGTGAAGATGGCCACTCTCCGCAAAGTGCAGGGGCAGTCGGCCGAGGCCGCGCAGCTCTTCTCCCAAGCCCTTTCGCACGCGCCAAATGATCTGGTCATTCTGCAGGACTACCTCGTGGCACTTGTGGAGTCGAAGCAGGAGCCACGAGCAGATGCGGTTCTTAAGGAGTACCTCTCAAAAGCCTCGCATGATCCGAACCTCTGGAGACTCGCGGGACGGGTGCATCTGTCCCAGCGAAGGACGGACCAGGCTGAGCAGGCCTTGCGGAAGGCCGTCGACCTCGCGCCGGATCTTGCGCTGGTCTACTATGAACTGGGCCAGCTCTATCTAGTGCAGCGCAAGCTGTCTGCCGCCGAGTCGGCGTTTCAGGCTGCGCTCAAGAAGGACGAGACCAATTCGGAGGTCCATACAGCGTTGGGGCTGGTGCTGGCGGCGCAGGGGCGGGTCGATTTGGCGAATACACACTATCGGCGAGCGGTTCAACTTGATCGGCACAACGTGGTGGCTGCCAACAATCTTGCGGCCAGCCTGACCGAACAGCAGGAATTTGACGATGCGCTGGGGTTGGCCCTGGCCGCCCACGATCGGGCACCTTCGAATCCTGGTATTCAGGATACGCTCGGGTGGATCTACTACAAAAAGAACCGGTTTGAGGATGCCCATCGACTGCTCGCGGAAGCCTCGGCGGCGCTCCCGCAGCATCCGACCGTGCGGTACCATCACGCGATGTTGCTCTCGAAGATCGGCAAGCAGGAGGCGGCCCTGTCGGAGCTGAAGACTGCCCTGTCACTCCCTGGTGGATTTCCGGAGGCGGATCGAGCGGCGCGGATGGTAGCGGCCAACAAGATCGATGAGTAG
- the xrtW gene encoding exosortase W, with protein sequence MENSLLDLPETVPGSKPLHVVARAKADVLRRYSVLLRAAGLGIPLMLLSAPILGDLWNLWWNRYGFSHGFLVPLVSLYLVWLQWPALRQIPIEPAFVPGMVWLVVSTVLLLASEIAGVMTTGSLALILLLAGLVWLLCGYAYLRALAFPLAYLIFMTPVLDGLTEPLVWPFQLLTANMSVAILQALGIPVLLEHSTSIILPTVTLEVVRECSGAGLLIAVLAIGLPLASLTLEAWWSRITLVLSSVVIAIVANWVRVAVMGIYAQAGGKDLHGPYHILQGLFVDWVAFGFLFVGAWLLGKVEKVEPAAPLPFLQREEKRRVSGPASHGRALNRAWWMACVTIATATLALYSLDRGTSGLKQELATFPTVIGDWVIDYQPNDESLVVLPDADESIARTYRAPDGRRVNLYVAYTKTQRQGKELVGMGTAPLHEKANATALRVGEGSVPANRTVLEKSRRSIPAVFWYHINGRSYAGRTQAKLATIEQAFLRGRTDGALVLVSAEPRKDQRDDRWKAQEEFAAAIVPLMREYLP encoded by the coding sequence GTGGAGAACTCTCTGCTCGATCTTCCCGAGACGGTGCCTGGTTCAAAGCCCTTGCACGTGGTCGCTCGTGCAAAAGCGGATGTGCTCCGCCGCTATTCCGTACTGCTGCGAGCGGCTGGACTCGGCATTCCTCTCATGCTGCTCTCCGCGCCTATTTTAGGCGACCTCTGGAACTTGTGGTGGAACCGGTACGGCTTTTCGCACGGCTTCCTGGTGCCGCTGGTCAGTCTGTACCTCGTCTGGCTTCAGTGGCCCGCGCTGAGGCAGATCCCCATTGAACCGGCATTCGTGCCGGGAATGGTCTGGCTGGTGGTCTCGACAGTGTTGCTCTTGGCGAGCGAAATCGCCGGAGTCATGACGACCGGCAGCCTCGCCCTGATCCTGCTGCTCGCGGGGCTTGTATGGCTTCTCTGCGGATATGCCTACCTGCGGGCACTGGCATTTCCGCTGGCCTATTTGATTTTCATGACGCCGGTACTCGATGGCTTGACCGAGCCTCTTGTCTGGCCCTTCCAACTCCTGACCGCGAACATGTCGGTGGCCATCTTGCAGGCGCTCGGCATTCCCGTATTGCTGGAGCACAGTACCTCCATCATCCTTCCCACTGTGACGTTGGAAGTGGTGCGCGAATGTAGCGGGGCTGGATTGCTCATCGCCGTGCTGGCCATCGGATTGCCGCTGGCCTCCCTCACGTTGGAGGCTTGGTGGAGCCGGATCACCCTGGTGCTGTCGTCGGTCGTGATTGCGATCGTGGCGAATTGGGTGCGCGTGGCAGTCATGGGGATCTACGCACAGGCTGGAGGGAAAGATCTTCACGGCCCCTACCACATTCTTCAAGGGCTGTTTGTCGATTGGGTTGCATTTGGGTTTCTGTTTGTCGGGGCCTGGCTGCTGGGCAAGGTGGAAAAGGTGGAGCCTGCTGCGCCGCTGCCGTTTTTGCAAAGGGAGGAGAAGAGACGTGTTTCCGGACCGGCCTCTCATGGTCGGGCCTTGAATCGTGCCTGGTGGATGGCCTGCGTCACCATTGCAACTGCGACGCTTGCGCTGTACTCCCTTGATCGCGGGACGTCGGGACTCAAGCAAGAGCTGGCAACCTTCCCGACCGTCATCGGCGATTGGGTCATCGACTACCAGCCGAACGATGAATCCCTCGTCGTCCTACCGGATGCTGACGAATCCATTGCGCGGACCTATCGAGCGCCGGACGGCCGAAGAGTGAATCTGTACGTTGCGTATACGAAAACGCAACGTCAGGGAAAAGAACTGGTGGGGATGGGAACTGCTCCGCTTCACGAGAAGGCCAACGCCACAGCGTTGCGGGTCGGGGAGGGTTCGGTCCCGGCGAATCGCACCGTTCTGGAAAAGAGCCGCCGGTCCATCCCGGCCGTGTTTTGGTATCACATCAATGGCAGGAGTTACGCGGGTCGTACTCAGGCGAAACTTGCGACGATCGAACAAGCGTTTCTCCGCGGGCGGACTGATGGCGCACTGGTACTGGTGTCTGCTGAGCCTCGGAAGGATCAACGCGACGACCGGTGGAAGGCACAGGAAGAGTTTGCCGCCGCCATCGTTCCTCTCATGCGGGAGTATCTTCCGTGA